The following are encoded in a window of Thunnus albacares chromosome 9, fThuAlb1.1, whole genome shotgun sequence genomic DNA:
- the LOC122989018 gene encoding GTPase IMAP family member 9-like, with the protein MASKLKCAKEELRIVMVGKSGTGKSATGNTILGRHCFDSKGSATSITEQCSKCTGKMKGQKVAVIDTPGLFDTRYDQDKTNRDLSQCISFSSPGPHIFLIVIRVDRFTPEEMQAVEVIQEMFGQAADKYSMVLFTHGDNLDDTTIEEYMEDSEDLQELVARCNDQHHVFNNNNEDNLQVTELFNKIRNIVEKNGGSHYTNEMFQEAERAFQGKQQRILKEKEEEERKKEEELEKKVKEKYDQNLKDITEQLQADREKEKREREEERKKEQQEMNMAMNDLKKEKERWDLEKEREMQLNRERQNMEQEWERKYEEMKMENEKRMNMEREYWERREEERRERERREEERERREEERREKERKEEKERREEKERKEEERREKERKEEKERKEEKERKEEERMEKERKEEKERKEEKERKEEERIEKERKEEKERKKKEEKERKEEERREKERKEEKERKEEKERKEEERREKERKEEKEKKEEKERKEEERREKEREEKEMR; encoded by the exons ATGGCCAGCAAATTAAAATGTG CAAAGGAGGAGCTGAGGATTGTGATGGTGGGGAAGAGTGGAACTGGGAAGAGTGCCACAGGAAATACCATTCTTGGGCGTCACTGCTTTGACTCAAAGGGCAGTGCTACATCTATAACTGAACAGTGTTCTAAGTGCACAGGTAAAATGAAGGGACAAAAGGTTGCTGTTATTGACACTCCAGGCCTGTTTGACACCAGGTATGACCAGGATAAAACAAATAGAGACCTCAGTCAGTGCATCTCTTTTTCATCTCCTGGACCCCATATCTTCCTGATAGTTATCAGGGTGGACAGATTCACACCAGAAGAAATGCAGGCGGTGGAGGTGATTCAAGAGATGTTTGGCCAGGCTGCAGACAAATACAGCATGGTTCTCTTTACTCATGGAGACAATCTGGATGACACCACTATCGAGGAGTACATGGAGGACAGCGAAGATCTGCAGGAACTTGTGGCCAGATGTAATGATCAGCACCATGtcttcaataataataatgaggaTAACCTTCAAGTTACCGAGCTGTTTAACAAGATCAGGAATATAGTGGAGAAGAACGGAGGAAGCCACTACACCAATGAGATGTTCCAAGAGGCAGAAAGAGCCTTTCAAGGAAAACAACAACGCATCctgaaagaaaaggaggaggaagaacgtaaaaaggaagaggaactggagaagaaagtaaaagaaaaatatgaccaaaatctgAAAGATATTACTGAACAACTCCAGGCTgacagggagaaggagaagagagagagagaggaggagagaaagaaggaacaaCAGGAAATGAATATGGCAATGAATGActtgaaaaaggaaaaggagaggtgGGATCTGGAAAAGGAGAGGGAGATGCAGCTTAATAGGGAGAGGCAAAATATGGAGCAGGAGTGGGAGAGGAAGTATGAGGAAATGAAGATGGAGAATGAAAAACGGATGAACATGGAGAGGGAGTActgggagagaagagaggaggagaggagggagagggagagaagagaggaggagagggagagaagagaggaggagaggagagagaaggagagaaaagaggagaaggagagaagagaggagaaggagagaaaagaagaggagaggagggagaaggagagaaaagaggagaaagagagaaaagaggagaaggagagaaaagaggaggagaggatggagaaggagagaaaagaggagaaggagagaaaagaggagaaggagagaaaagaggaggagaggatagagaaggagagaaaagaggagaaggagagaaaa aaaaaagaggagaaggagagaaaagaggaggagaggagggagaaggagagaaaagaggagaaggagagaaaagaggagaaggagagaaaagaggaggagaggagggagaaggagagaaaagaggagaaggagaaaaaagaggagaaggagagaaaagaggaggagaggagggagaaggagagagaagagaaggagatgagg
- the LOC122989020 gene encoding sterile alpha motif domain-containing protein 9-like, with protein sequence MSESTAEPPPEIDTWTKEDVHLWLMTEVKVHQTCADRFIEEEVSGENVYDFEKKDILELGIKHGPAVKITSYLEKLKEGSQHESQLQACVENWTKEEVNKWLLQHVKVDVKKAERLLEEDVSGDCLVCFKKQDFLDLQLKSGPAVKILKELDRLKNKPDLTLNPVRRTSLISRLRLSFTRKRQEKESQKTDLPPENKEEKTTNPAPIIKNTLDKLGSKDLKSFHFELSHYTDSEYKPIPWGKLEDKDTMDIYAT encoded by the exons ATGAGCGAGTCAACAGCTGAGCCACCACCTGAGATTGACACCTGGACCAAAGAAGATGTCCACCTGTGGCTGATGACAGAGGTCAAAGTTCATCAGACTTGTGCAGATAGGTTCATTGAAGAGGAAGTGTCAGGAGAAAATGTATAtgactttgaaaaaaaagatatattagAATTGGGAATAAAACACGGTCCTGCTGTCAAAATCACATCTTATCTAGAGAAGCTGAAGGAAGGATCACAACATGAGTCACAGTTACAAGCATGTGTAGAAAACTGGACAAAGGAGGAGGTGAACAAGTGGTTACTGCAGCATGTGAAGGTAGACGTCAAAAAAGCAGAACGACTCCTGGAGGAGGACGTGTCTGGAGATTGTCTTGTTTGCTTCAAGAAGCAGGACTTTCTGGACCTGCAGCTGAAAAGTGGCCCTGCTGTGAAGATTCTGAAAGAGCTCGATCGACTGAAAAATAAACCAGACCTGACGCTGAATCCTGTCCGTCGAACAAGCCTGATATCCAGGCTGCGTCTGTCCTTCACACGTAAAAGGCAAGAAAAAGAATCTCAAAAGACAGATCTGCCACCGGAGAATAAAGAGGAGAAGACTACG AACCCTGCTCCTATCATTAAGAATACCCTGGACAAACTCGGATCAAAAGACCTAAAATCTTTCCATTTCGAACTGAGTCATTACACTGACTCAGAGTACAAACCCATTCCTTGGGGGAAACTGGAGGATAAGGACACCATGGACATTTATGCTACTTGA